The Macaca thibetana thibetana isolate TM-01 chromosome 11, ASM2454274v1, whole genome shotgun sequence genome window below encodes:
- the RHNO1 gene encoding RAD9, HUS1, RAD1-interacting nuclear orphan protein 1 — MPPRKKRRQPSQKAQLLFHHQPLEGPKHSCASTQLPITHTRQVPSKPIDHSTITSWVSPDFDTTAGSLFPAYRKHHHQNRARHSSRKSTTSKFPHLTFESPQSSNSETLGIPLIRECPSESEKDVSRRPLVPVLSPQSCGDMSAQALQSLPYVFIPPDIQTPESSSVKEELIPRDQKENSLPSCSLHTGTPDSPEPGPVLVEDTPEDKYGIKVTWRRRQHLLAYLRERGKLSRSQFLVKS; from the exons ATGCCTCCCAGAAAAAAACGCCGCCAGCCTTCCCAGAAAGCCCAGCTGCTGTTCCACCATCAACCACTGGAGGGCCCCAAACACAGCTGTGCATCTACACAGCTTCCCATCACTCACACTCGACAGGTGCCCAGCAAGCCCATTGACCACAGCACCATCACTTCCTGG gtatcaCCTGATTTTGATACAACAGCAGGAAGCTTGTTCCCAGCCTACCggaaacaccaccaccaaaaccGGGCGAGACATTCAAGTCGAAAATCTACCACCTCCAAGTTTCCACATCTAACTTTTGAGAGTCCGCAGTCTTCCAATTCAGAGACATTGGGGATCCCCTTAATCCGGGAGTGCCCCAGTGAATCAGAAAAGGATGTTTCCAGAAGACCCTTAGTTCCAGTGCTCAGTCCCCAAAGCTGTGGGGACATGTCAGCACAGGCACTTCAGAGCTTACCTTATGTGTTCATTCCACCTGATATCCAGACCCCAGAGTCATCGTCTGTGAAGGAAGAACTCATTCCCCGGGATCAGAAGGAAAATAGCCTTCCAAGCTGCTCTCTTCACACTGGCACTCCTGATAGCCCAGAGCCTGGACCTGTTCTGGTTGAGGACACCCCCGAAGACAAGTATGGAATAAAGGTCACGTGGAGGAGACGACAGCACCTGCTTGCTTACctcagggagagagggaagcTGAGCAGAAGCCAATTCCTTGTGAAAAGCTGA